In Paenarthrobacter sp. GOM3, a single window of DNA contains:
- a CDS encoding lipase maturation factor family protein, which translates to MEWLAWFDARDYEFARQVLQRGTAALYLVAFLSTLNQFPALLGERGLLPVPAFLDMARRLGRPTLFRWRYSDGLLRMVCWAGMAVAALLVWGLPQAGPPWLPLLAFLALWLLYMSIVNVGQTFYGFGWEILLLEAGFTVAFLGSDETPPPTTVLLMIVWLVFRLEFGAGMIKMRGGREWRDLTAMFYHHETQPMPGPLSRQAHLLPRPLHKVEVLGNHFAQLVVPFFLFAPQPLASVAAGIIIVTQLWLVASGNFAWLNWVAIVLASAAVSDPVAHAVFPSIPLEWHPGAATPPWWLAVVVLVTALLLVLSYRPLLNLFSRRQLMNASFNRWRLVNAYGAFGTVTKQRIEIVVEGTTAEEPDAPDDRWLEYGFKGKPGDVRRLPRQWAPYHLRLDWLMWFLPLRTVHEDWFYAFLDKLLEADEPTLGLLRRDPFDGGRPRWVRARSYLYRFASRAEFRETGDRWVRVLLYEAIPPQQLNPRRRDLP; encoded by the coding sequence GTGGAGTGGCTGGCCTGGTTTGATGCTCGGGACTACGAGTTCGCGCGGCAGGTCCTGCAGCGCGGCACGGCCGCGCTGTACCTGGTTGCTTTCCTGTCCACGCTGAACCAGTTTCCAGCCCTTCTCGGCGAGCGCGGACTGCTTCCCGTGCCGGCGTTTCTGGACATGGCGCGCCGGCTGGGACGGCCCACCCTTTTTCGCTGGCGCTACTCGGATGGGCTCCTGCGGATGGTGTGCTGGGCGGGCATGGCCGTTGCAGCGTTGTTGGTTTGGGGCCTCCCCCAGGCCGGGCCGCCGTGGCTGCCGTTGCTGGCATTCCTTGCCCTGTGGCTGCTCTACATGTCCATCGTCAACGTCGGCCAGACGTTCTACGGATTCGGCTGGGAGATCCTGCTCCTGGAAGCCGGGTTCACCGTGGCTTTCCTGGGCTCGGACGAGACGCCCCCGCCCACAACTGTCCTGCTCATGATCGTGTGGCTGGTCTTCCGGCTCGAGTTCGGCGCGGGGATGATCAAGATGCGTGGCGGCCGTGAATGGCGGGACCTGACCGCGATGTTCTACCACCACGAGACCCAGCCGATGCCCGGCCCACTCAGCAGGCAGGCGCACCTCCTGCCGCGTCCCCTGCATAAAGTCGAGGTGCTGGGCAACCATTTTGCGCAGCTCGTGGTCCCGTTCTTCCTGTTCGCTCCGCAGCCCTTGGCCAGCGTCGCGGCCGGCATCATCATCGTGACACAGCTCTGGCTGGTGGCAAGCGGGAACTTCGCGTGGCTGAACTGGGTGGCGATCGTTTTGGCCTCTGCGGCCGTGAGCGATCCTGTGGCACACGCCGTCTTTCCGTCCATCCCGCTGGAGTGGCACCCAGGTGCCGCAACCCCGCCGTGGTGGCTCGCCGTCGTCGTGCTTGTTACGGCGCTGCTGCTGGTGCTGAGCTACCGCCCCCTGCTCAACTTGTTCTCCCGCCGCCAACTGATGAATGCCAGCTTCAACCGTTGGCGGCTGGTCAACGCCTATGGCGCGTTCGGGACGGTCACGAAGCAGCGGATCGAGATCGTGGTGGAAGGCACCACGGCCGAGGAGCCCGACGCTCCTGATGACCGCTGGCTGGAGTACGGCTTCAAGGGCAAGCCCGGGGATGTCCGGCGGCTTCCGCGGCAATGGGCCCCATACCACCTTCGATTGGACTGGCTGATGTGGTTCCTGCCGCTGCGGACCGTCCACGAGGACTGGTTCTACGCCTTCCTGGACAAACTGCTGGAGGCCGACGAACCGACCCTTGGCCTGCTTCGGCGGGACCCGTTCGACGGCGGGCGCCCGCGGTGGGTCCGGGCGCGAAGCTACCTGTACCGCTTCGCGAGTCGCGCCGAGTTCCGCGAAACCGGGGACCGATGGGTGCGGGTGCTGCTGTATGAGGCCATCCCGCCACAGCAGCTGAACCCACGACGGCGGGACCTACCGTAG
- a CDS encoding LacI family DNA-binding transcriptional regulator: MTLSAVAQEVGVSVPTVSKVVNGRADVAQGTRTRVLEALQRTGYKTPLQRKGKPVQRTVEAVFDSLNSAYNMEILNGVMEQANLSGMEVVLSVTGLQAPPSLGPEERAQRMIDEGRSGMIVVTSAFGATQLEAFQRRQIPIVVIDPLNPPPSNLFSVGASNWAGGKAAAMHLLELGHRRIAFIGGPDTAECSQARLHGYMAALMAEGITVEHEYVSAGKFRPENGAAAFKALLALEDPPTAIFAGSDSIALGVLAEARRQDVRIPEEMSLVGFDGTYQAEESIPPLTSVSQPLQEIGRSALNFILRQMQGEEIDSRRVELATHLVVRESTAPPRATALR; encoded by the coding sequence ATGACACTGTCCGCCGTGGCCCAAGAGGTCGGAGTGTCGGTCCCCACGGTCTCCAAGGTGGTCAACGGGCGTGCCGACGTGGCCCAGGGAACCCGTACACGGGTCCTGGAAGCGCTCCAGCGGACGGGCTATAAGACGCCGCTCCAACGCAAGGGCAAACCCGTGCAAAGGACGGTGGAAGCGGTATTCGACTCGTTGAATTCCGCCTACAACATGGAGATCCTCAACGGTGTCATGGAGCAGGCCAATCTCTCCGGCATGGAAGTGGTCCTCTCTGTGACAGGCCTGCAGGCTCCGCCGTCCCTGGGGCCCGAGGAACGGGCGCAGCGCATGATTGATGAAGGTCGCAGCGGAATGATCGTGGTCACCTCGGCTTTCGGGGCGACGCAGCTCGAAGCATTCCAGCGACGCCAGATTCCCATCGTGGTGATCGACCCCCTCAATCCGCCACCTTCGAACCTGTTCAGCGTGGGTGCGAGCAACTGGGCCGGCGGCAAAGCAGCTGCCATGCACCTCCTCGAACTTGGCCACCGCCGGATCGCGTTCATCGGCGGCCCGGACACGGCAGAGTGCAGCCAGGCCCGCCTGCATGGCTACATGGCTGCCCTGATGGCCGAAGGCATCACGGTAGAACACGAGTACGTCTCGGCTGGCAAGTTCAGGCCGGAGAACGGAGCCGCTGCCTTCAAGGCGCTGCTGGCTTTGGAGGACCCGCCCACGGCGATCTTCGCAGGCAGCGACAGTATCGCCCTGGGCGTCCTGGCTGAGGCGCGGCGACAGGACGTGCGGATTCCCGAAGAGATGAGCCTGGTGGGCTTCGACGGGACCTACCAAGCAGAAGAGTCCATCCCGCCGCTGACTTCAGTGAGCCAGCCGCTGCAGGAGATAGGCCGATCCGCGTTGAACTTCATCCTCCGCCAAATGCAAGGCGAAGAAATCGACTCCCGAAGGGTGGAACTGGCAACCCACCTCGTGGTTCGCGAGTCCACTGCGCCGCCACGGGCCACAGCGCTACGGTAG
- a CDS encoding M50 family metallopeptidase, with amino-acid sequence MSPVLLFILGVVFVAIGVAVSIALHEVGHLVPAKLFKVRVTKYMIGFGPTIWSRKKGETEYGFKALPLGGYVAMIGMYPPNKDDGAVRPSSTGMFQTLATEARSMAHEEVGPGDEKRVFYKLPVWKKIIIMLGGPAMNMIIGLILLAVLLMGFGVAQSTTTIADVSKCQVAAGQTVDPDSADCKLTPAAAAGLQPNDTITSFDGKAVTSWDELTSWIRASAGKDVPITVQRNGASVETTVTPVLSSRPVVGADGRAEQDANGVLKYQEVGFLGIGAQSALVPQPASAVLPMAGENIKQIAGVIFNLPARVVGVAKAAFSEEPRDPNGPISVVGVGRVAGEVAAMEQVPMQARIGTLVGLLAGLNFALAIFNLIPLLPLDGGHVAGALYEGARRQVARLRGKPDPGAFDIAKLLPATYVVAALLMAMGALLIYADIVKPVNIFG; translated from the coding sequence ATGAGTCCCGTCCTTCTCTTCATTCTCGGAGTCGTCTTCGTCGCTATTGGCGTTGCTGTCTCCATCGCGTTGCACGAGGTAGGCCACCTGGTGCCCGCGAAGCTCTTCAAGGTGCGCGTCACCAAGTACATGATCGGCTTCGGGCCCACCATCTGGTCCCGGAAAAAGGGCGAAACGGAGTACGGCTTCAAGGCCCTTCCCCTGGGAGGCTATGTGGCCATGATCGGCATGTACCCGCCCAACAAGGACGACGGCGCTGTCCGGCCCTCCAGTACGGGGATGTTCCAGACACTCGCCACCGAGGCGCGTTCGATGGCGCACGAAGAAGTGGGTCCCGGCGACGAAAAGCGCGTGTTCTACAAGCTGCCCGTCTGGAAAAAGATCATCATCATGCTCGGCGGTCCCGCCATGAACATGATCATCGGCCTCATCCTCCTGGCAGTGCTGCTGATGGGATTCGGCGTGGCCCAATCAACCACCACCATTGCCGACGTTTCCAAGTGCCAGGTAGCTGCAGGCCAAACGGTTGACCCCGATTCCGCTGATTGCAAGCTCACCCCTGCAGCGGCCGCAGGACTCCAACCGAACGACACCATCACCTCCTTCGATGGCAAGGCCGTGACCAGTTGGGACGAGCTGACCAGCTGGATACGGGCATCTGCGGGCAAGGACGTTCCCATCACGGTGCAACGCAACGGCGCGTCAGTGGAGACCACTGTGACACCTGTGCTCTCCTCCCGGCCAGTGGTTGGAGCTGATGGACGTGCCGAGCAGGACGCCAACGGTGTCCTCAAATACCAGGAAGTCGGATTCCTGGGGATCGGCGCGCAAAGCGCCTTGGTTCCCCAACCGGCGTCGGCGGTCCTTCCCATGGCAGGCGAAAACATCAAGCAGATCGCCGGTGTGATCTTCAACCTGCCCGCCAGGGTGGTGGGCGTCGCAAAGGCGGCCTTCAGCGAGGAGCCCCGGGACCCCAACGGTCCCATCAGCGTGGTGGGTGTCGGCAGGGTGGCCGGCGAAGTCGCAGCCATGGAACAGGTGCCCATGCAGGCGCGTATTGGAACCCTGGTGGGGTTGTTGGCCGGGCTCAACTTCGCGCTGGCCATCTTCAACCTCATCCCGCTCCTGCCCTTGGACGGCGGCCACGTTGCCGGCGCCCTGTACGAGGGCGCCCGCCGCCAGGTGGCCAGGTTGAGGGGGAAACCGGACCCCGGGGCCTTCGACATCGCCAAACTGTTGCCTGCCACCTACGTTGTGGCCGCGTTGCTCATGGCCATGGGTGCGCTCTTGATCTACGCAGACATCGTCAAGCCCGTGAACATCTTTGGCTGA
- a CDS encoding TetR/AcrR family transcriptional regulator, with protein sequence MSLPQVRRGRRNAGDHSREAILAAARQLFAERGFEGTSLRQVARDAGVDPAMVHHFFRGKDQLFAASVELPADPAEVLAGVEVLDPAARAEAIVRAVLRLWEGPAQHGLVAFVRGTIGSTAKTALMREMVKRTILSRIMADVPGTAEEVRMRGNLVATQVVGLMLVRYVIRLEPLASASQEDVVRMVSPNIQRYLTGDLHSPG encoded by the coding sequence GTGAGCCTCCCCCAGGTGCGGCGCGGCCGCCGAAACGCCGGCGACCATTCACGCGAAGCCATCCTCGCTGCGGCCCGCCAGCTCTTCGCCGAACGGGGCTTCGAGGGGACAAGCCTCCGCCAGGTCGCCCGTGACGCGGGAGTGGACCCGGCCATGGTCCACCACTTCTTCCGTGGCAAGGACCAACTGTTTGCCGCCAGCGTTGAGTTGCCCGCCGATCCTGCCGAGGTGCTGGCCGGCGTCGAGGTCCTGGACCCGGCGGCGCGGGCGGAGGCGATCGTCCGTGCGGTACTTCGCCTCTGGGAAGGGCCGGCACAGCACGGCCTGGTGGCCTTTGTCCGCGGAACCATCGGGTCAACAGCCAAGACGGCGCTGATGCGGGAAATGGTCAAACGCACCATTCTTTCCAGGATCATGGCCGACGTTCCGGGAACCGCCGAGGAGGTCCGGATGCGGGGAAACCTGGTGGCAACACAGGTGGTGGGACTGATGCTGGTCCGCTACGTGATCCGGCTTGAGCCCCTGGCCTCGGCGAGCCAGGAGGACGTCGTCCGGATGGTCTCGCCGAATATCCAGCGCTACCTCACCGGCGACCTGCACTCCCCCGGCTAG
- the dxr gene encoding 1-deoxy-D-xylulose-5-phosphate reductoisomerase has product MQPRKIVILGSTGSIGTQALDVVDAAPHRFEVVALSAGGGNLGLIAQQAVHTRAQAVGIAHGDPAMLRQLIDAAASSEGVRGFAPEIFVGPDASTWIAAIACDVVLNGITGSIGLAPTLAALGTGATLALANKESLIVGGALVKAAARPGQIVPVDSEHSAIAQCLRSGTEQEVEKLILTASGGPFRGRTREQLHGVTPQEALAHPTWDMGLMVTTNSASLVNKGLEVIEAHLLFDVPLDRIEVVVHPQSVVHSMVQFVDGSIIAQASPPDMRLPIALGLGWPDRVPHAAKACDWSQATSWTFEPLDTVAFPAVDLAKDAAKQGSTFPAVFNAANEEAVEAFHAGRIRFTDIVDTVESVLSEHSGSSELTVESVLDAEKWARARTHDRLASSSAL; this is encoded by the coding sequence ATGCAGCCGCGCAAGATCGTCATCCTCGGGTCCACCGGTTCCATCGGCACACAGGCGCTTGACGTCGTCGATGCCGCCCCTCATCGTTTTGAGGTGGTGGCGCTGAGTGCCGGCGGCGGAAACCTTGGACTCATCGCGCAGCAGGCCGTCCACACCCGGGCCCAGGCGGTGGGCATCGCCCACGGGGATCCGGCGATGCTCCGGCAGCTGATTGATGCCGCGGCCTCCTCCGAAGGTGTCAGGGGATTCGCGCCGGAAATTTTCGTTGGCCCGGACGCGTCCACCTGGATCGCAGCCATCGCTTGCGACGTGGTCCTGAACGGCATCACAGGTTCCATAGGGTTGGCACCAACGCTGGCCGCGCTCGGCACGGGAGCCACGCTGGCCCTGGCGAACAAGGAATCACTGATCGTCGGCGGTGCGCTGGTCAAGGCCGCAGCACGCCCCGGGCAGATTGTCCCTGTTGACTCCGAACATTCGGCCATCGCCCAATGCCTGCGCTCAGGCACTGAGCAGGAAGTCGAAAAACTGATCCTGACCGCTTCGGGAGGCCCGTTCCGTGGCCGCACGCGTGAACAGCTCCATGGCGTCACGCCGCAGGAAGCCCTTGCCCACCCCACCTGGGACATGGGCCTGATGGTCACCACCAACTCAGCCAGCCTCGTCAACAAAGGCTTGGAAGTGATCGAAGCCCACCTGCTCTTCGATGTTCCCTTGGACAGGATTGAGGTAGTGGTCCACCCCCAGTCGGTGGTGCACTCGATGGTCCAGTTCGTGGACGGCTCCATCATTGCCCAGGCATCACCTCCGGACATGAGGTTGCCCATTGCGCTGGGCCTGGGATGGCCCGACCGTGTCCCGCACGCCGCGAAGGCCTGCGACTGGAGCCAAGCCACCAGCTGGACGTTCGAGCCCCTTGATACCGTGGCTTTCCCCGCCGTGGACCTGGCTAAGGATGCCGCGAAGCAAGGAAGTACGTTCCCTGCCGTGTTCAACGCAGCCAATGAAGAGGCCGTTGAGGCTTTCCATGCCGGACGTATCAGGTTCACGGACATTGTGGACACGGTGGAGTCCGTCCTCAGCGAACATTCAGGCTCTTCGGAGCTAACGGTGGAGTCAGTGCTGGATGCTGAGAAGTGGGCACGCGCCCGAACCCACGATCGTTTAGCCAGCAGCAGCGCCCTGTAG
- a CDS encoding extracellular solute-binding protein, producing MNNLKLRTAGMAVSAAVLSISLAACGSSGPAGSGASADSATMWGLTGGDQPVFQASVDSWNKAHPDSSIKLDFFANDAYKTKVRTAVGAGQGPTLVYGWGGGVLKSYVDAGQVDDLTGFLKENPDVQSRYLPSILESGVIDGKTYALPNNKVQPVVLYYNKEVFDKIGAEAPKTWDELMALVPKFKAAGVAPFSLGGQSKWPDLMWLEYLVDRIGGPEVFAKIAANKPDAWSDPAVIEALTKIQELVDAGGFINGFSSIAADSNADQALLYTGKAAMILQGSWIYQGMKKDAADFVKSGKLGYTPFPTIEGGKGDPANVVGNPSNFWSVSSKATEEQKKTALDYVKDGMFNDENVKALIDSGAVPVVTGIEDKLAASPDKDFLTYVYGMAKDAPDFTLSWDQALSPAQGDAMLANLDQIFLKKITPEQFASTMNATIGK from the coding sequence ATGAATAATCTGAAGTTGCGCACCGCCGGAATGGCGGTCTCGGCAGCCGTCTTGTCAATCTCGCTCGCAGCCTGCGGCTCCTCGGGCCCTGCCGGAAGCGGAGCCTCCGCGGATTCGGCCACCATGTGGGGGCTGACAGGCGGTGACCAACCAGTCTTCCAGGCCTCCGTGGACTCCTGGAACAAGGCACACCCCGATTCCTCCATCAAGCTCGATTTCTTCGCAAACGATGCCTACAAGACCAAGGTGCGCACGGCCGTCGGCGCCGGGCAGGGTCCCACGCTGGTCTACGGCTGGGGAGGCGGCGTCCTCAAGTCCTACGTCGACGCCGGACAAGTGGATGACCTGACCGGATTCCTCAAAGAGAACCCAGATGTCCAGAGCCGCTACCTCCCGTCGATCCTGGAAAGTGGCGTCATCGATGGCAAGACCTACGCCCTGCCCAACAATAAAGTGCAGCCGGTGGTCCTCTATTACAACAAGGAAGTCTTCGACAAGATCGGCGCCGAAGCACCCAAGACCTGGGATGAACTCATGGCACTGGTGCCCAAGTTCAAGGCCGCGGGCGTAGCTCCGTTCTCGCTGGGCGGACAATCGAAATGGCCGGACCTCATGTGGCTCGAGTACCTCGTAGACCGCATCGGCGGACCCGAAGTCTTCGCCAAAATCGCAGCCAACAAGCCGGATGCCTGGTCCGATCCCGCAGTCATCGAGGCGCTGACCAAGATCCAGGAGCTGGTGGACGCTGGCGGCTTCATCAACGGGTTCTCCTCGATTGCGGCGGACAGCAACGCAGACCAGGCCCTCCTTTACACCGGCAAGGCGGCTATGATCCTGCAGGGCAGCTGGATCTACCAGGGAATGAAGAAGGACGCCGCCGACTTCGTCAAGAGCGGCAAGCTCGGTTACACCCCCTTCCCCACCATCGAAGGCGGCAAGGGAGACCCGGCAAACGTCGTGGGAAATCCTTCCAACTTCTGGTCGGTTTCCTCCAAGGCCACCGAGGAACAAAAGAAGACAGCACTGGACTACGTCAAGGACGGGATGTTCAATGACGAGAACGTCAAGGCCTTGATCGACTCCGGAGCAGTGCCGGTGGTCACGGGCATCGAAGACAAACTTGCCGCATCCCCGGACAAGGACTTCCTGACGTACGTCTACGGCATGGCCAAGGACGCCCCCGATTTCACCCTGTCCTGGGACCAGGCCCTCAGCCCGGCACAGGGCGACGCGATGCTGGCTAACCTTGACCAGATTTTCCTGAAGAAGATCACGCCCGAGCAGTTCGCCTCAACCATGAACGCGACGATCGGGAAGTAA
- a CDS encoding YciI family protein — translation MTVFAVEYVYVADSDALRDEARPAHRAWLGGLAEENTLLASGPYGDGAGALLIFKSADETQLNDLLKEDPFAAAGVIAGIRTTEWSPIIGVLAAHTS, via the coding sequence ATGACTGTTTTCGCTGTTGAGTACGTATACGTCGCCGATTCCGATGCCCTTCGTGATGAAGCCCGGCCTGCGCACCGTGCCTGGCTCGGCGGACTGGCTGAGGAAAACACGTTGCTTGCCAGCGGCCCGTACGGTGACGGCGCCGGTGCCCTGTTGATCTTCAAGTCTGCGGATGAAACCCAGCTCAACGACCTCCTCAAGGAGGATCCGTTCGCTGCCGCCGGCGTTATCGCCGGCATCCGAACCACGGAATGGTCCCCGATCATCGGTGTCCTGGCCGCCCACACGTCCTGA
- a CDS encoding ABC transporter permease — MTIATTRRVLEQLRHDHRSVALILVVPALLLAAVYFLFENETLPPGFPRTFDRVGLMMLAIFPFVVMFLVTSITMLRERTSGTLERLLTTPIHKADLLFGYALAFSIMASLQSLVATAVAYWIFDLDIKGSPGFVVMIAVINAVLGVALGLLCSAFARTEFQAVQFMPVVVVPQILLCGLFVARDDMNQILEAISGVLPLTFSVDALKEIAGNAEATAALWQDTLIMGGIVVGVLVLASLTLRRQTR, encoded by the coding sequence ATGACCATCGCAACCACCCGGCGGGTCCTTGAACAACTGCGGCACGACCACCGCAGCGTCGCGCTGATCCTGGTGGTCCCCGCCTTGCTGCTGGCAGCGGTCTATTTCCTGTTCGAAAACGAAACGCTTCCACCCGGATTCCCGCGGACCTTCGATCGCGTAGGCCTCATGATGCTGGCCATCTTCCCCTTCGTGGTGATGTTCCTGGTCACCTCCATCACCATGCTGCGGGAACGGACATCCGGGACCCTGGAGCGACTCCTCACAACGCCCATCCATAAAGCCGACCTGCTGTTCGGTTACGCGCTGGCCTTCTCCATCATGGCCTCCCTGCAATCCCTCGTGGCCACCGCCGTGGCGTATTGGATCTTCGACCTCGACATCAAGGGAAGCCCCGGCTTCGTGGTGATGATCGCCGTCATCAACGCCGTCCTGGGAGTGGCCTTGGGGTTGCTGTGCTCCGCGTTTGCCCGCACCGAGTTCCAGGCCGTGCAGTTCATGCCCGTCGTGGTGGTGCCTCAGATCCTGCTGTGTGGCCTTTTCGTAGCACGGGACGACATGAACCAGATCCTCGAAGCCATCTCAGGCGTCCTGCCGTTGACGTTCTCCGTGGATGCACTCAAGGAGATAGCCGGGAACGCCGAAGCCACGGCAGCACTCTGGCAGGACACACTGATCATGGGCGGGATCGTGGTTGGCGTCCTTGTCCTGGCATCGTTGACCCTCCGGAGGCAGACCCGGTGA
- the ispG gene encoding flavodoxin-dependent (E)-4-hydroxy-3-methylbut-2-enyl-diphosphate synthase has translation MTSVSLGMPAAPPPVLAPRRKTRQIKVGSVGVGSDSPISVQSMTTTPTTDINATLQQIAELTASGCDIVRVACPSADDAEALPIIARKSQIPVIADIHFQPKYVFAAIEAGCAAVRVNPGNIRKFDDQVKEIAAAARDHGTSIRIGVNAGSLEPGIMKKYGKATPEALVESAVWEASLFEEHGFHDFKISVKHNDPVIMVAAYEMLAEKGDWPLHLGVTEAGPAFQGTIKSATAFGALLSRGIGDTIRVSLSAPPVEEIKVGNQILQSLNLRPRKLEIVSCPSCGRAQVDVYTLAEQVTAGLEGMEIPLRVAVMGCVVNGPGEAREADLGVASGNGKGQIFVKGEVIKTVPESEIVETLIEEAMRIAEEMGEADGEDAVKGSPVVSVS, from the coding sequence GTGACCTCGGTCAGCCTGGGAATGCCAGCAGCCCCACCACCCGTTCTTGCCCCGCGACGTAAGACGCGGCAGATCAAAGTGGGTTCAGTGGGCGTTGGTTCTGATTCGCCCATCAGCGTTCAGTCAATGACCACCACGCCCACCACGGACATCAACGCCACGCTGCAGCAGATCGCGGAGCTCACAGCATCGGGCTGTGACATTGTCCGCGTCGCCTGCCCGTCCGCCGATGATGCCGAAGCGTTGCCCATCATCGCCCGCAAGTCCCAGATCCCTGTGATCGCCGACATCCACTTCCAGCCGAAGTACGTCTTCGCCGCCATTGAGGCTGGCTGCGCAGCAGTCCGCGTGAACCCCGGAAATATCCGTAAGTTCGATGACCAGGTCAAGGAAATCGCCGCGGCCGCCCGGGACCACGGCACTTCCATCCGCATCGGCGTCAATGCTGGCTCCCTCGAGCCCGGCATCATGAAGAAGTACGGCAAGGCCACACCGGAAGCACTGGTTGAGTCCGCTGTCTGGGAAGCCTCCCTCTTCGAAGAGCACGGATTCCACGACTTCAAGATCTCGGTCAAGCACAACGACCCCGTCATCATGGTGGCCGCCTACGAGATGCTCGCCGAGAAGGGCGACTGGCCCCTGCACCTCGGGGTAACCGAGGCCGGGCCCGCGTTCCAGGGCACCATCAAATCGGCAACAGCCTTTGGTGCGCTCCTGTCCCGCGGCATCGGTGACACCATCCGCGTCTCCCTCTCGGCACCGCCGGTGGAAGAGATCAAGGTTGGCAACCAGATCCTGCAGTCCTTGAACCTGCGCCCCCGCAAGCTCGAGATCGTGTCCTGCCCATCGTGTGGCCGCGCCCAGGTTGACGTCTACACGCTGGCCGAACAGGTCACGGCCGGCCTTGAGGGCATGGAGATCCCGCTGCGCGTCGCCGTCATGGGTTGCGTCGTCAACGGACCCGGCGAAGCACGCGAAGCGGACCTCGGCGTGGCCTCCGGCAACGGCAAGGGCCAGATTTTCGTGAAGGGCGAAGTCATCAAGACTGTGCCTGAGAGCGAAATTGTTGAGACACTGATCGAAGAGGCCATGCGCATCGCCGAAGAGATGGGGGAGGCCGATGGCGAAGATGCTGTCAAGGGTAGCCCCGTGGTTAGCGTCTCGTAA
- a CDS encoding GNAT family N-acetyltransferase, with protein MLSRVAPWLASRNGTGLGVRVLGSADTLALRELASEDVVANVFILSHLDSTGTAAPTSGGASVFGVFDDGTLLGACWAGANLVPVQLDPGLAGYVANAAHQTGRRYASIFGPADTVHALYSRFEQLGHAAHEVRSQQPLLTISGKPATSPNPSLTFGSMQDFDRILPACAAMFEEEVGYSPFLGGQEFYSRRVAGLIRQGHSLVHIDATGTVVFKAELGAVTPDVTQVQGVWMNPELRGRGQSAGYMAAVVNLSRTFAPVTSLYVNDYNAKARATYERVGFEQVGTFATVLF; from the coding sequence ATGCTGTCAAGGGTAGCCCCGTGGTTAGCGTCTCGTAACGGGACCGGCTTGGGAGTCAGGGTGCTCGGCAGTGCCGACACCCTGGCTCTTCGCGAGCTTGCAAGCGAGGACGTCGTAGCCAACGTCTTCATTCTTTCGCACTTGGACAGTACCGGCACGGCGGCACCCACCAGCGGCGGCGCCAGTGTCTTTGGAGTGTTCGACGACGGGACCCTCCTGGGGGCCTGTTGGGCGGGAGCCAACCTGGTGCCCGTGCAACTCGATCCCGGACTGGCTGGGTACGTAGCCAACGCTGCCCATCAGACGGGTCGACGTTACGCGTCCATCTTTGGCCCGGCCGACACGGTGCACGCGCTGTACTCCCGTTTCGAGCAATTGGGGCACGCCGCCCATGAAGTCCGCTCCCAGCAGCCGCTCCTTACGATTTCCGGCAAACCGGCCACAAGCCCCAATCCTTCGCTGACTTTCGGCAGCATGCAGGATTTCGACCGCATCCTGCCCGCCTGCGCGGCGATGTTCGAGGAAGAGGTTGGCTATTCGCCCTTCCTGGGCGGCCAGGAGTTTTACAGCAGGCGGGTGGCCGGGCTCATCCGCCAGGGTCACTCGCTGGTCCACATCGATGCCACAGGCACGGTGGTCTTCAAAGCCGAACTGGGCGCCGTGACCCCGGACGTTACCCAGGTCCAGGGCGTGTGGATGAATCCGGAACTGCGTGGACGCGGCCAGAGCGCCGGGTACATGGCCGCCGTCGTGAATCTTTCCCGCACCTTCGCACCGGTGACCAGCCTGTATGTGAACGACTACAACGCCAAAGCCCGCGCCACATACGAGCGGGTGGGCTTCGAACAAGTGGGCACGTTCGCGACCGTTCTTTTCTAA